The Exiguobacterium mexicanum genome includes a window with the following:
- a CDS encoding DEAD/DEAH box helicase, whose protein sequence is MRKKCSVEEMIQTLKTDPGFSGNVTHWHTVEAKPARYAPIPSSVPPDLVRVLHGRGIEQLYTHQAEAIEQTSRGNSTVIVTPTASGKTLCYNLPVLSKMIEQPNARALYLYPTKALAQDQNSDLMEMVEALEGDLRCFTYDGDTAPAARTKVRDAGNIVITNPDMLHSGILPHHTKWIRLFENLEYIVVDELHTYRGVFGSHVANVFRRLKRICAYYGSHPKWIMTSATIANPVELAELLTEEDVVLVDNNGAPQGKKHLIFYNPPVVNEALGIRRSATLETKRIASKLVEADIQTIVFARSRVRVEVLLTYLQELTRRELGPKSIVGYRGGYLPSERREIERRLRNGEIKAVVSTNALELGVDIGQLQACVLNGYPGTVASMWQQAGRAGRRHSEALVIFVASSSSLDQLVVEQPDLILDRSPEAARLDPNNLIILVDHMKCAAFELPFSKGERFGTVETEEILDFLTDAHILHERANKYYWMTDAFPAHDISLRTSDQENVVIVDQTAKNQVIGEMDTFSAMTLLHDEAIYLHGAEQYQVERLDFEEKKAYVRRVDVDYYTDANLAVELKVLEENKTTGVKTFGEVSVIAMATLFKKIKFGTHENIGSGPIHLPERELHTTATWFTLDERFAYSEADMEDQLEAVSDLLRRLAPLYLMCDTLDLFTTIQMKATHTNKPTVYLYDRYPGGIGLSEALYRDADEVLDAAIRTVEDCPCESGCPRCVGMIGYGDFKQQVVQQLHALKGSI, encoded by the coding sequence ATGCGGAAAAAATGTTCCGTGGAAGAAATGATTCAGACGCTCAAGACCGACCCGGGTTTCTCGGGCAACGTGACGCATTGGCACACGGTCGAGGCGAAGCCGGCCCGGTATGCGCCGATTCCATCGAGCGTTCCGCCAGATCTCGTCCGGGTGCTCCATGGCCGTGGAATCGAACAACTGTACACCCATCAGGCCGAAGCAATCGAGCAGACGTCTCGAGGCAACTCGACGGTCATCGTCACCCCGACCGCTTCCGGGAAGACGCTCTGTTACAATCTGCCGGTTTTATCGAAAATGATTGAACAACCGAATGCCCGGGCGCTCTACTTGTACCCGACGAAAGCGCTCGCCCAAGACCAAAACAGTGATTTGATGGAGATGGTCGAGGCGCTCGAAGGTGACCTCCGCTGTTTCACTTACGATGGGGACACGGCGCCAGCGGCTCGTACGAAAGTACGGGACGCCGGCAATATCGTCATCACGAATCCCGATATGCTTCACTCTGGAATCTTGCCGCATCATACGAAATGGATTCGCTTGTTCGAGAACTTGGAATATATCGTCGTCGACGAGTTGCACACGTACCGAGGGGTATTCGGCAGCCACGTCGCCAACGTGTTTCGTCGTTTGAAACGGATCTGTGCCTATTATGGGAGCCATCCGAAATGGATCATGACGTCAGCGACGATTGCCAACCCGGTCGAGCTGGCTGAACTGTTGACCGAAGAGGACGTCGTCCTTGTCGACAACAACGGGGCGCCCCAAGGGAAGAAACATTTGATTTTCTACAATCCGCCCGTCGTCAATGAGGCGCTCGGGATTCGTCGGAGCGCCACGCTCGAGACGAAGCGGATCGCCTCAAAGCTCGTCGAAGCGGACATTCAGACGATCGTCTTCGCCCGCTCACGGGTACGGGTCGAGGTGTTGTTGACGTATTTACAAGAACTGACGCGGCGCGAGCTCGGACCAAAATCGATCGTTGGCTATCGGGGCGGCTACTTACCGTCGGAGCGTCGTGAAATCGAGCGTCGGCTCCGTAACGGTGAGATTAAAGCTGTCGTCTCGACGAATGCGCTTGAACTCGGCGTCGATATCGGCCAGTTGCAGGCGTGTGTCTTGAACGGCTATCCGGGCACGGTCGCCTCGATGTGGCAACAAGCGGGCCGGGCCGGACGCCGTCATTCCGAGGCGCTCGTCATTTTTGTCGCCTCGTCTTCTTCGCTCGATCAACTCGTCGTCGAACAGCCCGATTTGATTTTAGACCGGTCTCCGGAAGCGGCTCGTCTCGACCCGAACAATTTAATCATTCTCGTTGACCATATGAAATGTGCCGCCTTCGAACTGCCTTTCTCAAAAGGGGAACGATTCGGCACGGTCGAGACGGAAGAAATTCTCGATTTCTTGACGGACGCCCACATCTTGCATGAACGGGCCAATAAATATTATTGGATGACGGACGCATTCCCGGCTCATGACATCTCGCTGCGGACGAGTGACCAAGAGAATGTCGTCATCGTCGACCAGACCGCGAAAAACCAGGTCATCGGAGAGATGGATACGTTCAGCGCGATGACGTTACTGCATGACGAGGCCATCTATTTACATGGGGCCGAGCAATATCAAGTCGAACGACTCGACTTTGAAGAGAAGAAAGCTTACGTCCGACGTGTCGACGTCGACTACTATACGGACGCCAATTTGGCGGTCGAACTGAAAGTGTTGGAAGAGAACAAGACGACCGGCGTGAAGACGTTCGGTGAAGTATCGGTCATCGCGATGGCGACACTATTTAAGAAAATCAAGTTCGGGACGCACGAGAATATCGGTTCCGGACCGATTCATTTGCCGGAACGAGAACTGCACACGACGGCGACGTGGTTCACGCTCGACGAACGGTTCGCCTACTCGGAGGCCGACATGGAAGATCAGCTCGAAGCGGTCAGTGATCTCTTGCGGCGGCTCGCCCCGCTCTATTTAATGTGTGACACGCTCGACTTGTTCACGACGATTCAAATGAAAGCGACCCATACGAACAAACCGACCGTCTATTTATACGACCGCTACCCAGGCGGAATCGGGCTGAGCGAGGCGCTTTATCGCGACGCCGATGAGGTCTTGGATGCAGCCATCCGTACGGTCGAGGACTGTCCGTGTGAGAGCGGCTGTCCGCGGTGCGTCGGCATGATTGGGTACGGTGATTTCAAACAGCAGGTCGTCCAGCAGTTGCATGCATTGAAAGGATCGATATGA
- a CDS encoding NERD domain-containing protein, with translation MLQVLTAVKKEPEKRQTKGLFRTKEEVIAPPKSYTDEIVEIIRHTCRFDWMMIEQVELGEDVLDYVLVGPKGVFLVRINRTTSAVHMTNRDCRLETSLGWKNIYPHPMEELERMTKHVRSVLKKQCGQAVPVTSFLIFPETSRLKVERIKANCADTFDVIDDVIAKTKLELLSEATIKHIAYYCSERQVHK, from the coding sequence ATGTTACAAGTATTGACGGCCGTCAAAAAAGAACCTGAGAAACGACAGACGAAAGGCTTGTTCCGCACGAAAGAAGAAGTCATCGCACCGCCGAAGTCGTACACGGACGAGATCGTCGAGATTATCCGTCACACATGCCGGTTTGATTGGATGATGATTGAACAAGTCGAGCTTGGTGAGGATGTGCTCGATTATGTATTGGTCGGCCCGAAAGGCGTCTTTTTAGTCCGCATCAATCGGACGACGTCGGCCGTCCATATGACGAACCGTGACTGTCGTCTCGAGACGTCGCTCGGTTGGAAAAACATCTATCCGCATCCGATGGAAGAGCTTGAGCGGATGACGAAGCACGTCAGGAGCGTCCTGAAGAAGCAATGCGGACAGGCAGTCCCTGTCACGTCGTTCTTGATTTTCCCTGAGACATCCCGTCTCAAGGTCGAACGCATCAAAGCCAACTGTGCCGATACGTTCGATGTGATCGATGACGTCATCGCGAAAACGAAGCTCGAGCTGTTGTCGGAGGCGACAATTAAACACATCGCCTACTATTGCTCGGAGCGTCAAGTACATAAATGA
- a CDS encoding DUF2157 domain-containing protein produces the protein MIQVSIDKKVREWEEAGLLDEVTGQRLVEYEHKKLAVGDKREHKPPILVIIGSILLALSLFSFVAANWQAIPDLVKVAIFLVFMVGMYVTAERLQVKASRYVTLFRLLGVAFFVATMIVIFSTYNLSSQIPFLFWLFLAVAVMHKLIFKHPIFTFLAALAAFLAITNSFQGIGITLIAFGLIVTWVWFHYGDNELDRIFAWFGFYGLLITIGQYADYEGRFWPLWTLAALHVLFLVYRERAQWNYLYLFVAAVLSIGYLINATEGWLSQRTPSVIEATILSVVLVAVYLLHRRQDLMWVSLLAVIPFSLFEDSGILLAVLLEVVALAYLVYQDHNRKPIVLAFIYFLLVQMTIYFIYVWDRLDISLFFLIGALIVFALSLALWWRSRSRTRGDAQT, from the coding sequence ATGATTCAGGTGTCCATTGACAAAAAAGTTCGTGAATGGGAAGAGGCCGGTTTACTGGATGAAGTGACCGGTCAGCGCTTGGTCGAGTATGAACATAAGAAGTTGGCGGTCGGTGACAAACGTGAGCACAAACCGCCTATTCTTGTGATTATCGGATCGATTTTGCTCGCACTTAGTCTATTCAGTTTTGTCGCGGCCAATTGGCAAGCGATTCCTGATCTTGTGAAAGTCGCCATTTTCCTCGTGTTTATGGTCGGGATGTATGTGACCGCCGAACGCCTGCAAGTGAAAGCGTCACGCTATGTCACGCTATTCCGACTGTTAGGCGTCGCCTTTTTCGTCGCCACGATGATCGTCATTTTCTCGACGTATAATCTTTCCTCGCAAATTCCGTTCTTATTCTGGTTATTCCTTGCCGTCGCCGTCATGCACAAATTGATTTTCAAACATCCGATTTTCACGTTCTTGGCCGCACTCGCTGCTTTTTTGGCAATCACGAATAGTTTTCAAGGCATCGGCATCACGTTGATTGCGTTCGGATTGATCGTGACGTGGGTCTGGTTCCATTATGGGGACAACGAGCTCGATCGCATTTTCGCCTGGTTCGGCTTCTACGGCCTATTGATCACGATTGGTCAGTACGCCGACTATGAAGGCCGCTTTTGGCCGCTATGGACACTCGCTGCGCTACACGTCTTGTTTCTCGTTTATCGGGAGCGGGCCCAATGGAACTATCTGTACCTGTTCGTCGCAGCCGTCCTATCAATCGGCTATTTGATTAATGCGACGGAAGGCTGGTTGTCGCAACGAACGCCGTCGGTCATCGAGGCGACAATCCTTTCGGTCGTCCTCGTCGCCGTCTATTTACTTCACCGACGCCAGGACTTGATGTGGGTCAGTTTACTCGCTGTCATCCCGTTCTCGTTATTCGAAGACTCCGGCATCTTGCTAGCGGTGCTACTTGAAGTGGTCGCACTCGCCTATCTCGTCTATCAAGACCACAATCGCAAACCGATCGTGCTTGCTTTCATTTATTTCTTGCTCGTCCAAATGACGATTTACTTCATTTACGTTTGGGATCGACTCGACATTTCGCTGTTCTTCCTCATCGGAGCATTGATCGTCTTCGCACTGTCGCTCGCTTTGTGGTGGCGCAGCCGTAGCCGTACGAGAGGGGATGCTCAGACATGA
- a CDS encoding DUF2187 family protein produces the protein MVVSVEFVVGDIVKSTREGWVAEVTAVLTNTVIGDVSIMEEFQQLGLEFEKQVLLKKDLELIERAS, from the coding sequence ATGGTTGTGTCTGTAGAATTCGTTGTGGGTGATATCGTCAAGTCAACTCGTGAAGGTTGGGTCGCAGAAGTGACTGCCGTATTGACCAATACGGTCATCGGGGACGTTTCCATCATGGAAGAATTTCAACAGCTTGGTCTCGAATTCGAGAAGCAAGTTTTACTGAAAAAAGATTTGGAATTGATCGAACGCGCCAGCTGA
- a CDS encoding ribonuclease H-like domain-containing protein: protein MKAKLSRLIKTNEPKQTAVTPDDVEQAKWRARGGEILTFEQEWCVRLKQIYPLDETYHDFTFGEAKASLATSTHPFFQVDVPSEQVLFIDTETTGLRGSGTSIFLIGFARFQGDHLEMIQYVLPHPAFETAFYYHFLNDIGDEVRFVTYNGKSFDWPQIKTRHTFVRSKVKALPAVGHVDLLHASRRLLKPTLESVSLKAVEAHFGHARTDDLPGFLAPMHYFQYVKDREPDILQPVIEHHHADCLSLVSLYKRLCHLVEADETPFGEERAHWLNDLGNAEAALQEYERLEQPTKRALMRQALLLKRTGQMEQALPLFEQVGTVEALVELAKYAEHREKDINRAIIYTEQAIALAERKETVLRQTALTEMRALRHRMNRLERKQS, encoded by the coding sequence ATGAAAGCAAAACTATCACGACTCATCAAAACGAATGAACCGAAACAAACGGCCGTGACGCCGGACGACGTCGAACAAGCAAAATGGCGGGCCCGGGGTGGAGAAATCCTGACGTTCGAACAAGAGTGGTGTGTCCGCTTGAAGCAGATTTATCCGCTCGACGAGACGTACCACGACTTTACGTTCGGAGAGGCGAAAGCCTCACTCGCGACATCGACCCATCCCTTTTTCCAAGTCGATGTCCCGTCCGAGCAGGTGTTGTTCATAGATACCGAGACGACTGGGCTCCGTGGATCGGGGACCTCGATCTTTTTGATCGGATTCGCGCGTTTCCAAGGAGACCATCTCGAGATGATCCAATACGTGTTGCCTCATCCCGCGTTCGAGACGGCATTTTATTATCACTTCTTGAACGACATCGGCGACGAGGTCCGTTTCGTGACGTATAACGGAAAATCGTTCGACTGGCCCCAAATCAAGACACGGCACACGTTCGTCCGCTCGAAAGTCAAAGCGTTACCGGCCGTCGGCCATGTCGATTTGTTGCATGCCTCACGGCGATTGCTGAAACCGACGCTCGAATCGGTATCGCTCAAGGCGGTCGAGGCCCATTTCGGCCACGCCCGGACGGACGACTTGCCCGGCTTCTTGGCACCGATGCACTATTTCCAATATGTGAAGGACCGGGAACCAGATATTTTACAGCCGGTCATCGAACACCATCATGCCGACTGTCTAAGCCTCGTCTCGCTCTACAAACGGCTCTGTCATCTCGTCGAAGCCGACGAGACGCCGTTTGGTGAAGAACGGGCGCACTGGTTGAACGACCTCGGCAACGCCGAGGCGGCGCTTCAAGAGTACGAGAGGCTCGAACAGCCGACGAAGCGGGCCTTGATGCGTCAAGCGCTCCTGTTAAAACGGACCGGTCAGATGGAGCAGGCGTTGCCGCTGTTCGAACAAGTCGGTACGGTCGAGGCGCTCGTCGAATTGGCGAAATACGCCGAACATCGCGAAAAAGACATCAATCGGGCCATCATCTATACCGAACAGGCCATCGCTTTGGCGGAACGGAAAGAGACGGTGCTTCGACAGACCGCTTTGACCGAGATGCGGGCGCTTCGGCACCGGATGAACCGGCTAGAAAGGAAGCAGTCATGA
- a CDS encoding NUDIX hydrolase, whose protein sequence is MEENYEQTAAVLIPLVEVDGAWHVIFEVRAHTMRRQPGEISFPGGRLDPGETPVEAAIRETSEELLLAMEEIEVIGRLQPLATPHRQLIYPFVGVIPTIPDVRHTDEVDHLFSIPVETLLLLDPFHGEMEWTMNPDQNIPFDRMANAKAYEKRVIKMREPFYEHEDYIIWGLTGKILTQFIKRLKENVFKPI, encoded by the coding sequence ATGGAAGAGAATTATGAACAGACGGCTGCCGTGTTGATTCCTTTGGTCGAGGTCGATGGAGCGTGGCATGTCATCTTTGAAGTGCGCGCCCATACGATGCGGCGCCAGCCTGGAGAAATCTCATTCCCGGGCGGCCGTCTCGATCCTGGCGAGACCCCGGTCGAGGCGGCTATTCGTGAGACGAGTGAGGAGCTATTGCTCGCGATGGAAGAGATTGAAGTGATCGGTCGCCTGCAACCTCTCGCGACGCCACATCGGCAACTGATCTATCCGTTCGTGGGGGTGATTCCGACAATCCCTGACGTCCGTCACACCGATGAAGTCGACCATCTGTTCTCAATCCCGGTCGAGACGTTGCTGTTGCTCGACCCGTTCCACGGCGAAATGGAATGGACGATGAATCCTGATCAAAATATTCCGTTTGACCGGATGGCGAATGCTAAAGCGTACGAAAAACGGGTAATTAAAATGAGAGAACCTTTTTATGAACATGAAGACTACATTATTTGGGGATTGACTGGGAAAATTTTGACACAATTTATTAAACGGCTTAAAGAAAACGTATTCAAACCGATATAA
- a CDS encoding SLOG family protein — MKVVAITGYRPHELGIFKSDHPGIGIIKEAYERKIVEAIELGAEWFIFSGTNGCELWAGEVLLELRETYPIKIAVFPPFLQMEEKYKPYEQELFIRLQLEADFFEALTQRPYEDPSQLRAKTAFFLDKAAGLITLYDEETGGSPRFLVEGAKRKHQMELFLITQEELRVIEEEKQWEQHWE; from the coding sequence ATGAAAGTTGTCGCCATCACAGGATACCGGCCGCATGAACTCGGCATCTTCAAATCCGACCATCCCGGTATCGGCATCATCAAGGAAGCGTATGAGCGAAAAATTGTCGAAGCCATCGAGCTCGGAGCCGAATGGTTCATTTTTAGTGGCACGAACGGTTGTGAATTATGGGCTGGAGAAGTATTGTTAGAGTTAAGAGAAACTTATCCAATCAAAATCGCCGTATTTCCACCTTTTTTACAGATGGAAGAGAAGTATAAGCCGTACGAGCAAGAATTGTTCATTCGTTTGCAGCTCGAGGCCGACTTTTTTGAAGCGCTGACCCAGCGTCCTTACGAGGACCCGAGCCAGTTGCGGGCAAAAACTGCCTTCTTTTTAGACAAAGCAGCAGGATTAATCACACTGTATGACGAAGAGACGGGAGGAAGCCCACGCTTTCTCGTCGAAGGGGCTAAACGAAAACACCAGATGGAGTTATTCTTGATCACACAGGAAGAATTACGCGTGATTGAAGAAGAAAAACAATGGGAACAACATTGGGAGTGA
- a CDS encoding GDYXXLXY domain-containing protein produces the protein MKRLTPWLVPVLQVVIAVGFILLVYAVSWFGETYTFKATSYEPYDPFFGDFVYLEYDSFDGRQDVESGTVYVSFKTGDDGYATIDRVSSRPFFGGTRANYYDRQVYIDDMSSYRIAEEETSAIEGAKTFEVDVDVAPWGMVRPHDLRSIEAETE, from the coding sequence ATGAAACGATTGACGCCTTGGCTAGTGCCGGTTTTGCAAGTAGTGATCGCTGTCGGTTTTATTCTGCTCGTCTATGCGGTCTCCTGGTTCGGAGAGACGTATACGTTCAAAGCGACCTCCTATGAGCCGTACGATCCGTTCTTTGGAGACTTTGTCTATTTGGAATACGATTCGTTCGACGGCAGACAAGATGTCGAATCAGGGACGGTATACGTGTCGTTCAAAACGGGGGACGACGGTTATGCGACCATTGATCGGGTCAGTTCACGGCCGTTCTTCGGTGGCACTCGTGCCAATTACTATGACCGGCAAGTGTATATCGATGACATGAGTTCGTATCGGATCGCCGAAGAAGAAACGTCGGCGATCGAAGGTGCGAAAACGTTCGAAGTGGATGTCGACGTGGCACCTTGGGGCATGGTTCGCCCCCATGATTTACGCTCGATTGAAGCTGAAACAGAATGA
- a CDS encoding FAD-dependent monooxygenase, producing the protein MVDKQVDVLIVGAGPTGLTLGLTLARYGISFEIIDRKTTPSNNSRAIGIQPRTIEVFSRLDVAKEVLGRARTIEKGNLYFSGQWTAKLEFSRLVTPYPFVTLLRQNETEAILEDALNGHGHSVQRGESLVSLTHYPSRVLAHLESDASNRTIEAKYVVAADGANSSIRRMLALPFSGKSFKESWVLADMKAKWNISREEVHIFFSDRGVLEVFPLTDDTIRITGNLASDESFNESELRNLIEQRSHMDVEIDEVEWFSLFRVHNRMVDSFIHNRVILMGDAAHINSPVGGQGMNTGIADSFNLGWKLWLHLKAGAPFRVVASYRDEREHVARNVLQTTNVATEVLQTTLPVFLPFQALGADVFTRVNLVNQKITERIAQLHLSYPGHSRIPFLRVAKGKIFPEIEIIRTDDGLRTKISEIADGRFQVLILDDDKRDATELYDYLNDHQSFFQIITLSKTSRPFFDQGNELAKSLFMKRGVLVIRPDGYLLHKQRHLRPDSLQETMSTWLPTP; encoded by the coding sequence GTGGTGGACAAACAAGTTGATGTATTGATCGTCGGAGCGGGCCCGACCGGACTCACGCTCGGATTGACGTTAGCCAGATATGGGATCTCATTTGAAATTATTGATCGTAAGACGACCCCGTCGAACAATTCCCGGGCCATCGGGATTCAACCGCGAACGATCGAAGTGTTCTCTCGTCTCGATGTCGCCAAGGAAGTACTCGGCCGGGCACGGACCATCGAGAAAGGCAATCTATACTTCTCGGGTCAATGGACGGCCAAACTTGAATTTTCTCGCCTCGTCACGCCGTACCCGTTCGTGACGCTGCTACGCCAAAACGAGACCGAGGCGATTTTAGAGGATGCGTTAAACGGACACGGTCATTCCGTCCAGCGCGGTGAATCGCTCGTCTCGTTGACACATTACCCGTCTCGAGTGCTCGCCCACCTTGAGTCAGATGCATCAAACCGGACGATCGAAGCCAAATACGTCGTCGCTGCCGATGGGGCGAACAGTTCGATTCGTCGGATGCTCGCCCTTCCGTTTAGCGGAAAATCATTCAAAGAGTCATGGGTGCTCGCCGATATGAAAGCCAAATGGAACATCTCGCGCGAAGAAGTGCATATTTTCTTTTCCGACCGGGGCGTCTTAGAAGTTTTCCCGCTCACGGATGACACGATTCGCATCACAGGGAACCTCGCGAGCGACGAGTCGTTCAATGAGTCGGAACTGCGCAATTTGATTGAACAGCGAAGCCATATGGATGTCGAGATCGACGAAGTTGAGTGGTTCTCGCTCTTCCGGGTCCACAACCGTATGGTCGACTCGTTCATCCACAATCGAGTCATTTTAATGGGAGACGCCGCCCATATCAACTCACCCGTAGGCGGACAAGGGATGAATACCGGCATCGCCGACTCGTTCAACCTCGGGTGGAAGTTGTGGCTTCATTTGAAGGCTGGTGCCCCGTTCCGCGTCGTCGCCTCGTATCGCGACGAACGTGAACACGTGGCTCGTAACGTACTTCAGACGACGAACGTGGCGACTGAGGTGTTACAGACGACGTTGCCTGTCTTCTTGCCGTTCCAAGCGCTCGGCGCCGACGTCTTTACGCGCGTCAACTTGGTCAACCAAAAAATAACGGAACGAATCGCCCAACTGCACTTGTCTTATCCCGGGCATTCCCGAATTCCGTTTTTGCGTGTCGCCAAGGGCAAGATCTTCCCGGAGATCGAGATCATCCGGACCGATGACGGGTTGCGCACCAAAATCTCGGAGATTGCGGACGGCCGGTTCCAAGTGCTCATCCTCGACGATGATAAACGTGATGCGACCGAACTCTATGATTATTTGAACGATCATCAATCGTTCTTCCAAATCATCACGCTCTCGAAGACGAGTCGTCCCTTCTTCGACCAAGGCAACGAGCTCGCGAAATCATTGTTCATGAAGCGCGGCGTGCTCGTCATCCGACCGGACGGCTATTTGCTTCATAAACAGCGGCACCTGCGCCCTGATTCGTTGCAAGAGACGATGTCCACTTGGCTCCCGACACCATGA
- the gpsB gene encoding cell division regulator GpsB has product MQTELTAEAIYKQEFKTALRGYSQEEVDQFLDVVIRDYEKMTKEIERLRQENESLRRGSNEQAEPVKPAQPVASNYDMLRRISNLEKAVFGKQVGPSE; this is encoded by the coding sequence ATGCAAACTGAATTAACAGCCGAAGCCATTTATAAACAAGAATTCAAGACCGCCCTTCGTGGGTACTCACAAGAAGAAGTCGACCAGTTTCTGGACGTCGTCATCCGCGATTATGAGAAGATGACGAAAGAAATCGAACGGTTGCGCCAAGAGAACGAGTCGCTCCGCCGCGGTTCGAACGAACAAGCAGAACCGGTCAAACCGGCCCAGCCTGTCGCGTCGAACTATGACATGTTGCGTCGCATCTCGAATTTAGAAAAGGCCGTCTTCGGAAAACAGGTCGGCCCGAGCGAATAA